A region of Huiozyma naganishii CBS 8797 chromosome 12, complete genome DNA encodes the following proteins:
- the VAB2 gene encoding Vab2p (similar to Saccharomyces cerevisiae VAB2 (YEL005C); ancestral locus Anc_7.137), with protein sequence MKSKSSFVSIDKSFAYAEYKKLAPPLSSDRTTYGSIFRQVEAELTQVQDDTMAVFKVLDKDIDEEIKQIEVLELKLKSSHKKIKHSYSKTLKLRDKNQRYKHFCKTLDSMETRMEKLDEQFELLNKSSDLVLDSIVAANSYREQCNDPATYIMMDEFSKKRYPTLFSVLQLKFPETLRTSQDALSISMEDEIEQAPPLTTTSKTPDLTLKSQRDRDSSVNGHLVSIFSPVRTPASPYTTLDNVTCDGGFNLNVPKLSKNSI encoded by the coding sequence ATGAAGAGCAAATCTAGTTTTGTTTCCATCGATAAGAGCTTTGCTTATGCTGAATACAAGAAGTTGGCACCGCCATTATCGAGCGATAGGACTACCTATGGATCGATTTTCAGACAGGTTGAAGCGGAGCTAACACAAGTTCAGGATGATACTATGGCGGTGTTTAAAGTCCTTGATAAAGATATTGATGAAGAGATAAAACAGATAGAAGTGCTAgaattgaagttgaaaagcTCGCACAAGAAGATCAAACACTCATACAGCAAGACACTCAAGCTACGAGATAAGAACCAACGATACAAACATTTTTGCAAAACGCTGGATTCTATGGAAACTCGAATGGAGAAGTTAGACGAACAGTTTGAACTACTGAACAAATCGTCAGACCTTGTGTTGGACAGTATTGTTGCCGCGAATTCATACAGAGAGCAGTGCAATGATCCAGCTACATACATTATGATGGACGAATTTAGCAAAAAACGGTACCCAACACTGTTTTCGGTTCTTCAACTGAAATTTCCAGAGACTCTTCGTACATCGCAAGATGCACTATCTATATCTATGGAGGATGAAATAGAACAGGCTCCTCCATTGACTACGACTAGCAAGACACCGGATTTGACTTTAAAGTCGCAACGGGACCGAGACAGTTCTGTAAATGGACACCTAGTGTCAATTTTTTCACCAGTACGAACACCTGCATCGCCATACACCACTCTAGATAATGTGACGTGTGATGGTGGCTTCAATCTGAATGTCCCAAAGTTAAGTAAGAATTCTATCTAA
- the YEA4 gene encoding Yea4p (similar to Saccharomyces cerevisiae YEA4 (YEL004W); ancestral locus Anc_7.138): MSSILTSISGIFGGCCGSVITLEYLVQREDGDAASNVTALITFCQFLLVSLIGLRDVVNFEGKLPRLRRLQTPVKIYVLSVILYYTSSITNNSALKYNVSMPIHIVFRCFSTVITVCVCRVLTGRRYSSLQVFSTTLLTSGAVLASLFKEDNFHWNGLQNMVGNFSHQIVYGDSSFMKGVCLLILSSFLSSFLSVLTEWTYTTYGKHWRENVFYLHFLSLPLFLFNHNQIWTEGTLLFNDTKTHTLCYGHICYSVPRKAMYLLGNVLSQYICINGVSKLASQTGALTLSVVLLVRRFISLLLSVYLFNNTLSETGYFGVFLVFLGALIYLLGSQDATRSKKKGWGRIPSRKHTKLYTSRCIHRYTVITALVFEVIIAQRTNRKNTA, translated from the coding sequence ATGTCTTCGATTCTCACGTCAATTAGCGGTATCTTTGGTGGCTGTTGCGGAAGTGTTATCACATTGGAATACTTGGTCCAGAGGGAAGATGGGGACGCAGCTTCGAATGTGACAGCTTTGATTACTTTCTGCCAGTTTCTGCTGGTGTCCCTTATTGGACTAAGAGATGTGGTAAATTTTGAAGGGAAACTACCGCGATTGAGGAGATTACAGACCCCTGTGAAGATTTACGTTTTATCCGTGATCCTGTACTATACAAGTTCCATCACTAACAATAGTGCGTTAAAATACAACGTTTCTATGCCAATACACATTGTATTCCGATGTTTCAGCACAGTAATAACAGTTTGTGTATGCCGGGTCTTGACTGGGAGGAGGTACTCAAGCTTGCAGGTGTTTTCGACGACGTTACTTACGTCAGGTGCTGTTCTTGCGTCGCTATTCAAAGAGGACAATTTCCACTGGAACGGCTTGCAAAACATGGTCGGAAACTTCTCTCACCAGATTGTGTACGGCGATTCATCCTTTATGAAGGGCGTTTGTCTTCTCATTTTGTCATCGTTTCTGTCATCTTTCCTTTCAGTTTTAACGGAATGGACCTATACCACGTACGGTAAGCATTGGAGGGAGAATGTGTTCTATCTGCATTTCCTCTCTTTACCGCTCTTTCTGTTCAACCACAACCAAATATGGACCGAGGGAACGCTACTCTTCAACGATACGAAAACGCATACTCTATGTTACGGCCATATCTGTTACTCTGTCCCAAGAAAGGCAATGTACCTACTGGGGAACGTCTTATCGCAATACATTTGCATCAATGGTGTCAGCAAACTGGCAAGCCAGACTGGGGCATTAACTTTGTCTGTAGTACTACTGGTCAGAAGATTTATAAGTTTACTGTTGAGCGTCtatttgttcaacaacacTCTTTCCGAGACTGGGTACTTTGGAGTATTCCTAGTGTTTTTAGGCGCTTTAATTTACTTACTGGGGTCCCAAGACGCTACaagatcaaaaaaaaaaggttgGGGAAGGATACCTAGCCGTAAACATACAAAACTATATACCAGTCGTTGCATACATAGATACACCGTGATAACAGCCCTCGTCTTCGAGGTGATCATTGCACAACGTACTAATAGAAAAAATACTGCTTAA
- the WBP1 gene encoding dolichyl-diphosphooligosaccharide-protein glycotransferase (similar to Saccharomyces cerevisiae WBP1 (YEL002C); ancestral locus Anc_7.140): MLFQVFALLASCLLAVQGLSLTGSRTLVVHDDKNVPSADYSKFVTLLKGHSLELSFVDVSEEDVDTIELFQMEDRKYDNLIVFPIKGKLLNKKVSSKALLQFFDKGGNIFTMTSPNAVAEPLRNYLNQLGIYPSPKGQQLVDYFQSDSAEEVLKVSSNLLQNRFVFESPDGKTSFSFGKSSVALLDNREQIVPILRASQTATINGKGDEEPWIEAGSQGYVVTGFQGLNNARTSWVGSVDFLKDESFNTNDQFISELIKWTFQEKSVIKSTGALHTHADGTPYDTLKYKVNDEVNYKVGLSEWVDDKWVPFVADDVQFELRQVDPYYRLTMVGAETDGEVQYYTTGDFKLPNRHGMFTFLTDYRREGLTFIREADVRAIRHLANDEYLRSWAITNAWVYMATIYVVIVSFVAFLIIFLTTSSKDKKATVTKKTN; the protein is encoded by the coding sequence ATGctgtttcaagtttttgcCTTACTTGCAAGCTGTTTACTTGCTGTTCAAGGGCTGAGTCTGACTGGTTCAAGAACTCTAGTGGTCCATGACGACAAAAACGTTCCCTCGGCAGATTACTCTAAATTCGTTACTCTTTTGAAGGGTCATTCGCTCGAATTGAGCTTTGTGGATGTGTCTGAGGAGGATGTTGACACGATAGAGCTATTCCAGATGGAGGACAGAAAGTATGATAACCTGATCGTTTTCCCTATAAAGGGTAAGCTattgaacaagaaagtCTCCTCTAAGGCCCTGTTGCAGTTTTTCGACAAAGGTGGCAACATCTTCACCATGACCTCTCCCAATGCAGTTGCTGAACCGCTGCGCAATTATTTGAACCAATTGGGTATATATCCATCTCCAAAGGGCCAGCAACTCGTAGACTACTTCCAATCCGACAGTGCCGAGGAAGTTCTGAAGGTGTCCTCGAACTTGCTACAGAACAGATTTGTCTTCGAATCTCCAGATGGCAAAACCAGTTTCTCATTTGGCAAATCTTCCGTGGCTTTATTGGATAACCGTGAACAGATCGTTCCAATTCTAAGAGCGTCGCAAACCGCAACCATCAATGGTAAGGGCGACGAAGAACCTTGGATTGAGGCCGGTTCGCAAGGTTATGTCGTGACCGGGTTTCAAGGTTTGAATAATGCAAGGACTTCCTGGGTCGGCAGTGTtgacttcttgaaggacgagtccttcaacacCAATGATCAATTCATCAGTGAGTTGATCAAGTGGACTTTCCAAGAGAAATCTGTCATCAAGAGCACTGGCGCCTTGCACACTCATGCTGATGGCACTCCATACGATACTTTAAAGTACAAAGTCAACGACGAAGTCAATTACAAGGTCGGTCTATCGGAATGGGTTGATGACAAGTGGGTGCCCTTTGTCGCGGATGACGTTCAGTTCGAGCTGAGACAGGTTGACCCATACTATCGCCTAACCATGGTTGGTGCTGAGACGGATGGGGAAGTGCAATACTACACAACTGGCGATTTCAAGTTACCGAACCGTCACGGTATGTTCACTTTCTTAACAGACTACAGAAGAGAAGGTCTGACATTTATCCGCGAGGCAGACGTCAGGGCAATCCGTCATCTAGCAAACGATGAATATCTACGGAGTTGGGCCATCACAAACGCGTGGGTCTATATGGCCACCATCTACGTGGTAATCGTTTCGTTTGTCGCGTTTTTGATAATCTTTTTGACCACCTCTTCAAAGGACAAGAAAGCTACTGTCACAAAGAAAACCAATTGA
- the MIT1 gene encoding Mit1p (similar to Saccharomyces cerevisiae YEL007W; ancestral locus Anc_7.132): MDIEPTFKGYLDDEQDALLLLQAIFDGKLKHIPRRPYEIERPYLIASGNVFVFIEEISGIKRWTDGVSWSPSRIAGKFLIYKEVDKSTMHFTLTNSGSEGAKKKHLSKLKLPPLLSKNTMAHPSNENRFVEPVSTTEVGPTPMNGDVSQQMSKNRTVNLVQPRKYAGLIKKTISVSMKRANLNSHENFHIVSYYTLNDVKQNRLVTVKDSPMFRDVAPIPALIDAMESTTLGNVKGHPAKTGPHAGAFDEESPVKRHHTVNTTSRITDALSSTLQLQYRPQFVNQVNHYGKDMIIPATTELPNRADTHGYADNTAPTNNNPGLHSGANSSNSSGMVAGMNQQMKNEDMTTTDPTSRAINASYRLQQPSNAQAPIYPVSSNNYNSASNVPLTSTAPYNYLKSAQYYPAEYGQVPPVPQQSSPPQQRPPQSHQQLSTPSMNTFPYYQSASAPYVGYNEQNTAAAMGVPYYQTDQNNGQNAVNTSVQTQQMNMSHAGNAYPTYPISSNPPYYANNLGYNRVNSRAPMANDTSMVPTPLSMSNKNLSGSSAGGSLIGSYSAGLSQQPQQSYESLLKQQASQVPYQYIPQQKHMNHNPKLGGYGSQTPLVPNIYPYQGQQQQPQQQQPQQYHLQEQCQNRGQDQILPPSQNQREVNNHTSTQT; the protein is encoded by the coding sequence ATGGATATCGAACCTACATTCAAAGGGTACCTCGACGATGAACAGGATGCATTGCTCTTACTACAAGCAATTTTCGATGGGAAACTGAAACACATTCCTCGCAGACCGTATGAGATTGAAAGACCTTACCTCATCGCTTCCGGCAACGTCTTTGTGTTCATTGAGGAGATTTCAGGAATTAAGAGATGGACGGATGGCGTCTCGTGGTCCCCATCGAGAATTGCAGGGAAGTTTTTGATATACAAGGAAGTTGATAAAAGTACGATGCATTTTACACTCACAAACTCTGGATCGGAGGGagcgaagaaaaaacaTTTATCGAAACTCAAATTGCCGCCACTACTATCCAAGAATACGATGGCCCATCCATCCAATGAGAATCGCTTTGTGGAACCGGTGAGCACCACGGAGGTCGGCCCCACGCCGATGAATGGCGACGTTTCACAACAGATGTCCAAAAATAGGACAGTTAATCTCGTACAACCTCGGAAATACGCGGGCCTTATAAAGAAAACAATATCCGTTAGTATGAAACGTGCCAATTTGAATTCACATGAGAATTTCCATATAGTGTCCTACTACACGCTAAATGATGTCAAACAGAACAGATTGGTGACTGTAAAGGACTCGCCGATGTTCAGAGACGTCGCGCCAATACCTGCGCTGATTGATGCCATGGAAAGCACTACTCTTGGAAATGTGAAGGGCCATCCTGCTAAGACCGGCCCCCATGCAGGGGCATTTGATGAGGAGTCTCCGGTTAAGCGCCATCATACAGTAAATACAACGAGCAGAATAACGGACGCACTATCTTCCACATTACAGCTCCAGTACCGCCCACAGTTTGTTAACCAGGTGAACCACTATGGGAAGGATATGATCATACCTGCAACGACAGAGCTCCCCAACCGAGCGGATACCCATGGTTATGCTGACAACACTGCACCGACAAACAACAATCCAGGTTTGCATAGTGGAGCGAACAGCTCGAACAGCTCTGGTATGGTTGCTGGAATGAACCAACAAATGAAGAATGAAGATATGACAACCACCGATCCAACGAGTCGAGCTATAAATGCATCTTACAGGTTGCAACAGCCATCCAATGCACAAGCACCAATATACCCGGTATCATCGAACAACTACAATAGTGCAAGTAACGTGCCACTCACTTCTACTGCTCCGTACAACTACCTCAAGAGTGCACAATATTACCCAGCTGAGTATGGCCAGGTTCCACCAGTACCGCAACAAAGCTCACCTCCGCAACAACGACCACCACAGTCCCATCAACAGTTATCGACGCCTTCCATGAACACGTTCCCATACTATCAATCTGCATCAGCACCCTACGTTGGCTACAACGAACAGAATACAGCAGCAGCTATGGGTGTGCCGTACTATCAAACTGACCAAAATAACGGACAGAACGCCGTTAACACATCCGTTCAGACTCAACAAATGAATATGTCGCATGCTGGAAATGCGTATCCAACGTATCCAATAAGCAGTAACCCCCCTTATTACGCAAACAATTTGGGCTACAACAGAGTGAATTCGCGTGCACCGATGGCAAATGATACTTCGATGGTCCCAACCCCGTTAAGCATGAGCAACAAGAATCTTTCGGGTAGTAGTGCGGGCGGGTCGCTCATTGGTAGCTACAGTGCTGGGCTTTCACAGCAACCACAACAGTCGTACGAATCATTGCTAAAGCAACAAGCAAGTCAAGTACCATACCAGTACATACCACAACAAAAGCATATGAACCACAATCCAAAGCTCGGTGGTTACGGTTCCCAAACACCACTAGTTCCCAACATATATCCTTACCAAgggcaacaacagcaaccgcagcagcaacaaccacaGCAATATCATTTACAGGAACAGTGTCAGAACCGTGGCCAAGATCAGATATTACCTCCATCCCAAAATCAGAGGGAAGTAAACAACCACACCTCAACGCAGACCTAA
- the CFD1 gene encoding iron-sulfur cluster assembly protein CFD1 (similar to Saccharomyces cerevisiae CFD1 (YIL003W); ancestral locus Anc_7.136), translating into MSFDETTQEDGEEEQAVAAVSLAQVKHIILILSGKGGVGKSSVTIQTALSLCIMGYKVGVLDIDLTGPSLPRMFGLEGKSIFQGADGWMPVKVDTNAEASLSVMSLGFLLGDRGNSVVWRGPKKTAMIKQFIKDVYWGELDYLLIDTPPGTSDEHISIAENLRYAEPDGALVVTTPQSVATSDVKKELNFCKKVNLNVLGIIENMSGFICPYCAECTNIFSSGGGERLAKEFEVPYLGNIPIDPKFVELIENQKTEEKTLTELYEASPIYQIFKDIMQRVLDQKHPGRMS; encoded by the coding sequence ATGAGTTTTGATGAAACTACTCAGGAAGATGGGGAGGAGGAGCAGGCCGTAGCTGCTGTCTCGCTTGCTCAAGTAAAACACATTATTCTCATATTGTCAGGTAAAGGTGGGGTGGGCAAGAGCTCAGTAACCATTCAGACGGCACTATCCCTGTGCATAATGGGCTACAAAGTCGGTGTACTCGACATTGATTTAACGGGCCCCTCACTACCTCGGATGTTTGGACTAGAGGGCAAATCTATCTTTCAAGGTGCGGATGGTTGGATGCCCGTTAAAGTGGATACTAATGCTGAAGCATCTCTGAGCGTGATGTCTCTAGGGTTTTTGCTTGGTGACAGAGGCAACAGTGTGGTTTGGAGGGGTCCCAAAAAGACAGCTATGATAAAGCAGTTTATTAAAGACGTTTATTGGGGTGAGTTAGACTATTTACTGATTGATACGCCTCCTGGGACATCCGACGAACATATCTCGATTGCAGAAAATCTACGTTATGCCGAGCCCGATGGGGCTCTCGTCGTAACAACACCGCAGAGTGTTGCAACTTCTGATGTCAAAAAGGAGCTGAATTTCTGTAAGAAGGTGAACCTAAATGTCTTGGGTATCATTGAGAACATGTCTGGTTTTATCTGCCCGTACTGTGCAGAATGTACGAACATATTTTCAAGTGGTGGGGGAGAAAGACTAGCAAAAGAGTTTGAGGTGCCTTACTTGGGGAACATCCCGATAGACCCCAAGTTTGTGGAACTAATTGAAAACCAAAAGACAGAAGAAAAGACCTTAACTGAACTGTATGAGGCGTCACCAATATACCAAATTTTCAAGGATATAATGCAAAGAGTTTTGGACCAAAAGCATCCTGGACGTATGAGTTAA
- the GIM4 gene encoding tubulin-binding prefolding complex subunit GIM4 (similar to Saccharomyces cerevisiae GIM4 (YEL003W); ancestral locus Anc_7.139), whose amino-acid sequence MEQRPNNNFQLKYNEYKQTLEELQSKIIELGRDKDEHEVVLKTLEETDPARKCYRMVGGALVESDVETTKPILETKRQNLTDTISGMKAEMIKVANEFEQWKKDNKIQVVRQ is encoded by the exons ATGGAACAGCGGCCAAATAATA ACTTCCAATTGAAATACAATGAGTACAAGCAAACTCTGGAGGAATTGCAGAGCAAGATCATTGAGCTCGGACGGGATAAAGATGAGCATGAAGTCGTCTTGAAGACGTTAGAGGAGACTGACCCTGCAAGGAAATGTTATAGAATGGTCGGCGGTGCTCTTGTGGAGAGTGACGTTGAAACTACAAAACCTATATTGGAGACCAAGAGACAGAATCTGACGGATACGATTTCCGGTATGAAGGCGGAGATGATAAAAGTGGCCAACGAATTTGAACAGTGGAAGAAAGATAACAAGATCCAGGTCGTCAGACAGTAG